A stretch of the Trueperaceae bacterium genome encodes the following:
- a CDS encoding polyprenyl synthetase family protein, with protein sequence MSASRPGDARSDAAATLEAVGERLQGAVLSLLPDGGDDPERARFADLQRTYPARGGKGLRGKLLLAAAYAHGADPEDALPVAAALELFQNWVLVHDDVEDDSDERRGAPALHREVGVPVAINVGDAMHVAMWRALLALDAPWRDAVLHEFATTIAQTAEGQHLDLAWVADGRFDVDEAAYLGMVERKTAIYTVVAPLRLGAHVAGVAPDPRYDAAGRALGAAFQIRDDVLNLEPDRGGYGKEFAGDLYEGKRTLILAHAFARLAPRDGARLRALLDRPRRDKTDAEMREALDLITSVDALASAQATAHAKADEGRAALQAALVERTDAARRAPLVGWIDALVDRDA encoded by the coding sequence GTGAGCGCGTCCCGCCCCGGCGACGCGCGCTCCGACGCGGCCGCGACCTTGGAGGCGGTCGGCGAACGCCTCCAAGGCGCCGTCCTCTCGCTCCTCCCCGACGGGGGCGACGACCCCGAACGCGCCCGCTTCGCCGACCTCCAGCGCACCTACCCGGCGCGCGGCGGCAAAGGCCTCCGCGGGAAGTTGCTCCTCGCGGCGGCGTACGCGCACGGCGCCGACCCCGAGGACGCCCTCCCCGTCGCCGCCGCCCTCGAACTGTTCCAGAACTGGGTGCTGGTGCACGACGACGTCGAGGACGACTCCGACGAACGGCGGGGCGCCCCCGCCCTCCACCGGGAGGTGGGCGTCCCGGTCGCCATCAACGTCGGCGACGCGATGCACGTCGCGATGTGGCGGGCGCTCCTGGCGCTCGACGCGCCGTGGCGCGACGCCGTCCTGCACGAGTTCGCCACCACCATCGCGCAGACCGCGGAGGGGCAACACCTCGACCTCGCCTGGGTCGCCGACGGACGCTTCGACGTCGACGAAGCCGCCTACCTCGGCATGGTCGAACGCAAGACCGCCATCTACACCGTCGTCGCCCCCCTCCGCCTCGGGGCGCACGTCGCCGGCGTCGCCCCCGACCCCCGCTACGACGCCGCCGGACGGGCGCTCGGCGCGGCGTTCCAGATCCGCGACGACGTCCTCAACCTCGAGCCGGACCGCGGGGGGTACGGCAAGGAGTTCGCCGGCGACCTGTACGAAGGCAAACGCACCCTCATCCTCGCGCACGCCTTCGCGCGCCTCGCCCCCCGCGACGGCGCTCGCCTCCGGGCGTTGCTCGACCGCCCGCGCCGCGACAAGACCGACGCCGAGATGCGCGAAGCGCTGGACCTGATCACGTCCGTCGACGCGCTCGCCTCCGCCCAAGCGACCGCGCACGCGAAGGCGGACGAGGGTCGCGCCGCGTTGCAGGCCGCGCTGGTCGAGCGGACCGACGCCGCCCGGCGCGCCCCGTTGGTCGGCTGGATCGACGCCCTCGTCGATCGCGACGCCTGA
- a CDS encoding ATP-binding cassette domain-containing protein encodes MSDVATTPDAAANATAPLLEVNNLKKYFPIRGGIFSRVVANVKAVEDVTFAINPGEVVGLVGESGSGKTTAGRSILRLIEPTSGEVKFDGVDVTQLDKTRMREYRKKMQIIFQDPFASLNPRMSVGDIIGEALQIHNLAKGKVREEKVADLLERVGLSASHMRRYPHEFSGGQRQRIGIARALAVDPQFIVADEPVSALDVSIQAQVVNLLQDLKEELGLTLLFIAHDLGVVEYISDKVIVMYLGKVMEVAPSKELYANPVHPYTEALLSAVPIPDPTVKRERIILQGDIPSPINPPSGCVFRTRCPIAIEDCKHVDPPLEEVSPGHFKACIRRP; translated from the coding sequence GTGAGCGACGTCGCCACCACGCCCGACGCCGCGGCGAACGCCACCGCGCCGCTGCTCGAGGTCAACAACCTCAAGAAGTACTTCCCGATCCGCGGCGGGATCTTCTCCCGCGTCGTCGCGAACGTCAAAGCGGTGGAGGACGTCACGTTCGCCATCAACCCCGGCGAGGTCGTCGGCCTCGTCGGCGAATCCGGATCGGGCAAGACCACCGCGGGGCGTTCGATCCTCCGCCTCATCGAGCCGACGTCGGGGGAAGTGAAGTTCGACGGCGTCGACGTCACGCAACTCGACAAGACCCGCATGCGGGAGTACCGGAAGAAGATGCAGATCATCTTCCAGGACCCGTTCGCCAGCCTGAACCCGCGCATGTCGGTCGGCGACATCATCGGTGAAGCGCTGCAGATCCACAACCTCGCGAAGGGCAAGGTCCGCGAGGAGAAGGTCGCCGACCTGCTCGAGCGCGTCGGCTTGAGCGCGTCGCACATGCGCCGCTACCCGCACGAGTTCTCCGGCGGGCAACGCCAACGCATCGGCATCGCTCGCGCCCTCGCCGTCGATCCGCAGTTCATCGTCGCCGACGAACCGGTCTCCGCCCTCGACGTCTCCATCCAAGCGCAGGTCGTGAACCTCCTGCAGGACCTCAAGGAGGAGCTCGGGCTGACCCTGTTGTTCATCGCGCACGACCTCGGGGTCGTCGAGTACATCAGCGACAAGGTCATCGTCATGTACCTCGGCAAGGTCATGGAGGTCGCGCCGTCGAAGGAGCTCTACGCCAACCCGGTCCACCCGTACACCGAGGCGTTGCTCTCCGCCGTCCCGATCCCCGACCCGACCGTGAAACGCGAACGGATCATCCTGCAGGGCGACATCCCCAGCCCCATCAACCCGCCCTCGGGCTGCGTCTTCCGGACGCGCTGCCCCATCGCGATCGAGGACTGCAAGCACGTCGACCCGCCCCTCGAAGAGGTCTCCCCCGGCCACTTCAAGGCGTGCATCCGGCGTCCCTGA
- a CDS encoding ABC transporter ATP-binding protein encodes MPSSERLLDVVDLQTYFDTDEGTVKAVDGVSFHIDKGETLGVVGESGSGKSVTSLSTMRLIPQPPGRFAGGRIEFEGRNLLTLSEAEMRKIRGNEISMIFQEPMTSLNPVYTVGDQISEAIQLHQGKTRRQGMKMATEMLDLVGIPEPGKRVKNYPHQMSGGMRQRVMIAMALSCSPKLLIADEPTTALDVTIQAQILDLMRSLQEEIGMSILFITHDLGVVAEVADRVVVMYAGRAVEEASVGDIYANPRMPYTRGLLNSIPRVDKVAEHQERLEAIPGNVPNPLSLPQGCAFHPRCKYADDVCTTAIPPLEDVGDGHMVRCVRQAEIDLKKDEVHA; translated from the coding sequence ATGCCCAGTTCCGAACGACTGCTCGACGTCGTCGATCTGCAGACGTACTTCGATACCGACGAAGGTACGGTCAAGGCGGTCGACGGCGTCAGCTTCCACATCGACAAAGGCGAGACGCTCGGCGTCGTCGGCGAGTCCGGCTCCGGGAAGTCCGTCACGAGCCTGTCCACCATGCGGTTGATTCCGCAGCCCCCCGGGCGCTTCGCCGGAGGCCGCATCGAGTTCGAAGGTCGCAATCTGTTGACCCTCTCCGAGGCGGAGATGCGCAAGATCCGCGGCAACGAGATCAGCATGATCTTCCAGGAGCCGATGACGAGCCTGAACCCGGTCTACACGGTCGGGGACCAGATCTCCGAAGCGATCCAACTCCACCAGGGCAAGACCCGCCGCCAGGGCATGAAGATGGCGACGGAGATGCTGGACCTCGTGGGGATCCCCGAGCCCGGCAAGCGCGTCAAGAACTACCCCCACCAGATGTCGGGCGGCATGCGGCAGCGCGTCATGATCGCCATGGCGTTGTCCTGCAGCCCGAAGCTGTTGATCGCCGACGAACCCACGACCGCCCTCGACGTGACGATCCAAGCGCAGATCCTGGATCTGATGCGGTCGCTGCAGGAGGAGATCGGCATGTCGATCCTCTTCATCACGCACGACCTCGGCGTCGTCGCGGAGGTCGCCGACCGCGTGGTCGTCATGTACGCCGGGCGGGCCGTGGAGGAGGCCAGCGTGGGCGACATCTACGCGAACCCGCGGATGCCGTACACGCGCGGTCTGCTGAACTCGATCCCGCGCGTCGACAAGGTCGCCGAACACCAGGAGCGCCTCGAAGCCATCCCCGGGAACGTCCCGAACCCGCTGTCGTTGCCCCAAGGCTGCGCCTTCCATCCGCGCTGCAAGTACGCCGACGACGTGTGCACCACCGCCATCCCGCCGCTCGAGGACGTCGGGGACGGGCACATGGTGCGCTGCGTCCGCCAAGCCGAGATCGACCTGAAGAAGGACGAGGTGCACGCGTGA
- a CDS encoding ABC transporter permease, giving the protein MTTPRPPREPDVEVLEGLVERSMSQRQIAWRQFRRHRVAMVGAGVLIAMYLVTIFAGFIAPYGVNEYRTRPVAAFRPPTPIHWTDPDTGRWVRPYVHDVKVERDPVTFQRVYVEDTSTRYPIRFFVERPEATYSVLGLWESDLHLFGVDDPARIFLWGTNDLGKDVFSRVLYGGQVSLVIGVLAVWVSLFLGLAFGGIAGFYGGWVDEFVMRLVEVLSAIPSLFLLVVLASLLQDPRNPLAQAFGLEMNSAQTFLMVVLVLGFVGWGGLARTIRSLVLSIREMDYAAAAKALGANEGRVLRRHLLPATASYVVVDLTLAIPGFILTETGLSFIGLGPSAVDTASWGLLLSDATARGISIQFVPWLLIPGIPIFLAVLSWNLVGDGLRDALDPRKRR; this is encoded by the coding sequence GTGACGACGCCCCGCCCCCCGCGCGAACCGGACGTCGAGGTCCTCGAGGGCCTGGTCGAACGGTCGATGTCGCAACGCCAGATCGCCTGGCGGCAGTTCCGCCGGCACCGCGTGGCGATGGTCGGGGCGGGCGTGCTGATCGCGATGTACCTGGTGACGATTTTCGCGGGGTTCATCGCGCCCTACGGCGTGAACGAGTACCGGACCCGCCCCGTCGCGGCGTTCCGCCCGCCGACCCCCATCCACTGGACCGATCCCGACACCGGACGGTGGGTGCGGCCGTACGTCCACGACGTGAAGGTCGAGCGCGACCCCGTCACGTTCCAGCGGGTCTACGTCGAGGACACCTCGACGCGGTACCCGATCCGCTTCTTCGTCGAGCGCCCCGAGGCGACCTACTCGGTGTTGGGGTTGTGGGAAAGCGACCTGCACCTGTTCGGGGTGGACGACCCCGCGCGGATCTTCCTGTGGGGGACGAACGACCTCGGCAAGGACGTGTTCAGCCGCGTGCTGTACGGCGGGCAGGTGAGCCTCGTGATCGGGGTGCTGGCGGTCTGGGTGTCGCTCTTCTTGGGGTTGGCGTTCGGAGGCATCGCCGGCTTCTACGGCGGCTGGGTCGACGAGTTCGTGATGCGGCTCGTCGAGGTGCTCTCCGCCATCCCGAGCCTGTTCCTGTTGGTGGTCCTCGCGAGCCTCCTGCAGGACCCCCGCAACCCGCTCGCGCAGGCGTTCGGCCTGGAGATGAACAGCGCCCAGACCTTCCTGATGGTCGTGCTGGTGCTCGGCTTCGTCGGGTGGGGCGGCCTGGCCCGCACGATCCGCAGCCTGGTGCTGTCGATCCGCGAGATGGACTACGCCGCGGCCGCGAAGGCGCTCGGCGCGAACGAGGGGCGGGTCCTGCGTCGGCACCTCCTCCCCGCCACCGCCAGCTACGTCGTGGTCGACCTGACGCTGGCGATTCCGGGGTTCATCCTCACCGAGACCGGCCTGTCGTTCATCGGCTTGGGGCCCAGCGCCGTCGACACCGCCAGTTGGGGGTTGCTGTTGTCCGACGCCACCGCCCGCGGCATCTCGATCCAGTTCGTGCCGTGGCTGCTGATCCCGGGCATCCCGATCTTCCTGGCGGTCCTCAGTTGGAACCTGGTGGGCGACGGCCTGCGCGACGCCCTCGACCCCCGCAAACGCCGTTGA
- a CDS encoding ABC transporter permease — MFGYVVRRLFNLVPTFLGATFLAFLVAQLVPGDFLAQRALEPNVRPETIQRLREQFGLDQPWPVQYVRWLGSLLQGDLGLSFSSNQPVWDLIAAPIRNSMVLVVASLVLLYALAIPLGVFSAVRQYSWADQIVSAVAYFGLAIPNFFFAQVLILGLFLLRGFTRDAFGFNELLLPVAQMTSSDFSDLNAWGRFLDVAHHTILPAFVVATSGVAGFTRVLRAQMIEYLSSDFIRTARAKGLGRRSITYKHALRPAVIPFVAGIGGILPTLIGGAGLVEIVVSWPGITPTLLAAIARQDIYVVLGLVVVTTLLLMIGNLISDLLLAAVDPRIRYD; from the coding sequence GTGTTCGGTTACGTCGTCCGCCGCCTCTTCAACCTCGTCCCGACGTTCCTGGGCGCGACGTTCCTCGCGTTCCTCGTCGCGCAGTTGGTGCCGGGCGACTTCCTGGCGCAGCGCGCCCTCGAGCCGAACGTCCGGCCGGAGACGATTCAGCGCCTCCGCGAGCAGTTCGGGCTCGACCAACCGTGGCCGGTGCAGTACGTGCGGTGGTTGGGGTCGCTCCTGCAGGGCGACCTGGGGTTGTCGTTCAGCAGCAACCAACCGGTGTGGGACCTGATCGCCGCCCCGATCCGCAACTCGATGGTGCTGGTGGTCGCGTCCCTCGTTCTGCTGTACGCCCTCGCGATCCCGCTCGGCGTGTTCTCCGCCGTCCGGCAGTACTCGTGGGCCGACCAGATCGTCAGCGCGGTCGCGTACTTCGGGCTCGCCATCCCGAACTTCTTCTTCGCGCAGGTGTTGATCCTGGGGTTGTTCCTGTTGCGCGGCTTCACGCGCGACGCGTTCGGGTTCAACGAGCTGCTGTTGCCGGTCGCGCAGATGACGAGCAGCGACTTCTCCGACCTGAACGCCTGGGGGCGGTTCCTCGACGTCGCGCACCACACGATCCTGCCGGCGTTCGTCGTCGCGACGTCGGGCGTGGCGGGGTTCACGCGGGTGCTGCGCGCCCAAATGATCGAGTACCTCTCCAGCGACTTCATCCGCACCGCCCGCGCGAAGGGGCTGGGGCGGCGCAGCATCACCTACAAGCACGCCCTCCGTCCGGCGGTCATTCCCTTCGTGGCGGGGATCGGTGGGATCCTACCGACGTTGATCGGCGGGGCCGGCCTCGTGGAGATCGTCGTGTCGTGGCCCGGCATCACCCCCACCCTGTTGGCCGCCATCGCGCGGCAGGACATCTACGTCGTCCTCGGCCTGGTGGTCGTCACGACGCTGTTGTTGATGATCGGCAACCTGATCTCCGACCTCCTCCTCGCCGCGGTCGATCCGCGCATCCGGTACGACTGA
- a CDS encoding ABC transporter substrate-binding protein — MHRMSSFLLALVALATLAWASAQPLTWPAAWTSAEPGEAQYGGTFRVSALSDPRTFNPFVSAEENDIVDAADATTLLQQGPDSDAFVPNMAESFEIADDGLSVTMTLREGLRWSDGEPIDTDDFLFAYEAQTDEDVGSNAYDGWFIEGELIEMTAVDARTVRFDFPKEDRLALVVAGYLSPAPDHVLGAIYREGGAEALKEAWGTETDVSETVWATAFVPVEFLPGQRIVFERNPYFGEWNVDEQGNALPYLDRYVVEIVESVDAALNLYLAGEIDAFSPSNLDQVGVVSQAIRNGDIDAELLPNVAPVASSQFIVFNWNKASEPAKEALFRDVRFRRAMSHLVDREAITELVYGGSAAPMWSDVYQAYAYWVNPDVPKYRYDPERALELLAEVGFTPNDDGVLVNDAGEELAFTLATNAGNDQREQIAQIFADEARAAGVQIDVQAIDFNLLVDQLLTTGDDRPFDAILIGLQGGNRIWPWGSNVLPCDGNLHMYNQSGACLTDAERDAERLYGEGRRTLDTEAARQIGYAIQARMAALQPQIFTVSPLAHFSWASDVAGEHPADLIDTVVGVRQLPLTFKR, encoded by the coding sequence ATGCACCGGATGTCGTCGTTCCTGCTCGCCCTCGTCGCCCTCGCCACGTTGGCGTGGGCCTCCGCCCAGCCGCTCACGTGGCCCGCCGCCTGGACCTCCGCGGAGCCGGGCGAAGCGCAGTACGGGGGCACGTTCCGGGTCTCCGCCCTGAGCGACCCGCGGACCTTCAACCCGTTCGTCAGCGCCGAAGAGAACGACATCGTCGACGCCGCCGACGCCACGACGCTTCTCCAGCAGGGCCCGGACTCCGACGCCTTCGTCCCCAACATGGCGGAGTCGTTCGAGATCGCCGACGACGGCCTGAGCGTCACGATGACGCTGCGCGAAGGCCTGCGCTGGTCCGACGGGGAACCGATCGACACCGACGACTTCCTCTTCGCCTACGAGGCGCAGACCGACGAGGACGTCGGCTCGAACGCCTACGACGGCTGGTTCATCGAGGGGGAACTGATCGAGATGACCGCCGTCGACGCCCGCACGGTGCGGTTCGACTTCCCGAAGGAGGACCGGCTCGCCCTCGTGGTCGCCGGCTACCTGTCGCCCGCGCCCGACCACGTCCTCGGCGCCATCTACCGCGAGGGCGGCGCCGAGGCCCTCAAGGAGGCGTGGGGCACCGAGACCGACGTGAGCGAAACGGTGTGGGCCACCGCCTTCGTGCCGGTCGAGTTCCTGCCGGGGCAACGCATCGTGTTCGAACGCAACCCGTACTTCGGGGAGTGGAACGTCGACGAGCAGGGCAACGCCCTGCCCTACCTCGACCGCTACGTCGTCGAGATCGTCGAGTCGGTGGACGCCGCGTTGAACCTGTACCTCGCGGGCGAGATCGACGCCTTCTCGCCGTCGAACCTCGATCAGGTCGGGGTCGTGAGCCAAGCGATCCGCAACGGCGACATCGACGCGGAGCTGTTGCCGAACGTCGCGCCGGTCGCGTCAAGCCAGTTCATCGTCTTCAACTGGAACAAGGCCAGCGAGCCGGCGAAGGAGGCGTTGTTCCGCGACGTGCGCTTCCGGCGGGCGATGAGCCACCTCGTCGACCGCGAAGCGATCACCGAACTCGTGTACGGCGGGTCCGCCGCCCCGATGTGGTCCGACGTCTACCAGGCGTACGCCTACTGGGTGAATCCGGACGTCCCGAAGTACCGGTACGACCCCGAGCGCGCCCTGGAGCTGCTCGCCGAGGTGGGCTTCACGCCGAACGACGACGGCGTCCTCGTGAACGACGCCGGCGAGGAGCTCGCCTTCACCCTCGCGACGAACGCCGGGAACGACCAGCGCGAACAGATCGCGCAGATCTTCGCCGACGAGGCGCGCGCCGCCGGCGTGCAGATCGACGTCCAGGCGATCGACTTCAACCTGCTCGTCGACCAGCTGCTGACCACCGGCGACGACCGGCCGTTCGACGCCATCCTCATCGGCCTGCAGGGCGGCAACCGCATTTGGCCGTGGGGCTCGAACGTGCTGCCGTGCGACGGCAACCTGCACATGTACAACCAGTCGGGCGCCTGCCTCACGGACGCCGAACGCGACGCCGAACGCCTGTACGGCGAGGGACGCCGGACGCTGGACACCGAAGCGGCGCGGCAGATCGGCTACGCGATCCAGGCGCGCATGGCGGCCCTGCAGCCGCAGATCTTCACCGTCAGCCCCCTCGCGCACTTCAGTTGGGCGTCCGACGTGGCCGGCGAACACCCTGCCGACCTGATCGACACCGTCGTCGGCGTCCGCCAGCTGCCGCTGACCTTCAAGCGCTGA
- the secG gene encoding preprotein translocase subunit SecG, translated as MFVLFWLVLALFILASVGLTAVVLLQEPKQAGLGDGLTGGSGGDFGSAGGTAGGLQRLTIYVGVAWAGLALLLQIIPR; from the coding sequence GTGTTCGTCCTGTTCTGGTTGGTCCTGGCGCTCTTCATTCTCGCCTCCGTCGGCCTGACGGCGGTCGTGCTCCTGCAGGAGCCCAAGCAGGCCGGGCTCGGGGACGGCCTCACCGGGGGGTCCGGCGGCGACTTCGGCTCCGCGGGCGGGACCGCCGGCGGGCTGCAACGCCTCACGATCTACGTGGGGGTCGCCTGGGCCGGCCTCGCGCTGCTGTTGCAGATCATCCCCCGCTGA